Genomic DNA from Brassica rapa cultivar Chiifu-401-42 chromosome A04, CAAS_Brap_v3.01, whole genome shotgun sequence:
TGCAGTTTTGGCTGAAAACtctattttgatattttgagaagaaaatttaattttgcggttttggtggaaaactTTTTGAtgagaaaattaattttgtggtttatctttaaattttgtataaatgatGTGAAGCAAAATAAATTGGCTAAAACTTAGCCTTGTAAAACTCAAGGGCTAATTATATGTTTTACCCCTTTTTAGCTCTGTTTCAAAAGTCATAGTTTGTAATTAAAGATTTTGATACATGACTAAAGTAACCTTGTTAGGTTGAGTCCATTTTAACATCCCTAATCACAGCCATTGAATCTTTGGAACTTAGGAGTTGTTGGAGCGAGGGAGAGAGAAAGAACTTACAAACAGGAATCATTTGAGCAGGCTGGTGAACAAGAACGATACAGATCTTTCTTCCTTCAGAGTTATCTATAGCCCATGTGAGATTTGACTTGTTCTTGGCAGTTTCGCTCCCTACAGCAACGTATATTCTCTCCTCTGctgcttcttcctcctcctccatgTTGTTCTCTCTTGCTCCCTGAAACTCCATACTTTCTGGGGAGAAGTGTTGGAAAATCTTAAGACTGGTTCGTTTAAGACAAGAGACTTATGTTTTTACCTTCTTCCCAAATGTTCAGATATATTTGGGAATCAAGAAAGAAAAGATCCGATGGAAGCATGTGTCTACCCTTTCTTGTGTTACTCTTGTTCTTTCGAATATTCCATCTGGAGTTTGTAtatctattattatttcttGTGACTTATCAAACTCAAGGAGATTAGTCAATGATCgtttatacatataatatataaaaatatttgagttGAACTTTGAAAAATTGCACCATGTTATATAGGACTCAATCAGATTTTTCATCAAGGAATATGTCGAGGTCATATATATTCAtctgttaatatattttacgtttaaataaatatatagtagtaataaaaaaacTATGATTTACAAAACAATATCATAATAataaaagaatattacaaatatcataataataaaagaatattacaaaagactTGTACTCATACCAACCAACACCGGCTAATATATTACAAAATGTTTGTCATTAGAGATGAGTGAATGGTTGTCATGAGATGCTAATGTTTCAGGAGCTTGATGCTTGAAGCCATTCTTGGATTGCAGATCGAAGAGCAAGATTTGGAACCAAGCTGGTGTGAGGAAGGCTCTTGTTAGTCATTGGAGAAGTCTCATGTCCTCTCTCAAACCAACTACTTATGGCTTCCCCTTCATATGTAAAACCATCTGCTGCTACATGTGGATCCTCCATCACATCCTACAAACAAATTTCTGGTTATGACTTATCTTAGATTATAACAGTTTGATTATTCCATTTTCATTGACCTTTGCATTAATGGCTCTTACTTGTGTAATGGGGCATATGAAGTACTGAGGTGGTCCATGGTTCTTGCGGTTACTCTTCAGCTTTGATACTTCTCCAAGCTCTATCTTCAACTCTTCTTGTTCTTGTCTAAGTCTTCTCACTGCTCCCATTGATAAGCTGTATTTGTATTGAAGCTTTCTTATCATCTTCTCAAGTTCTTCTTTAGTTTTACTCAGTGCcttctctgtttctttcttACATTTCAACTCATTGATATACACATTTTCTGACTGTTTGGCCTACATTTTGGTTAAGAGATATAGTTAGAAAAAGTTTGATGTTTCCAGTCCAAGCAAAAAAACATGTTGGAGGAACTTATATATATGTACCATTTTGATTGCATCAGATACTTGAATCCTATCATCATCTTTGACCATACTCGAGCTTGGAACACTTTGAGTTCCTTTAGTCGTCTCGGATTGGCTTGAAGAATCTAAAGATGCCCATTCTAGATATAAGTGATCTATTCTCCTAGCTTCTCTGCATTGATatcattcaaaaataatttgTGAAACAAGATAACCACAAGAAAATCTCAATGAGACAGAGACCAAACAGTGACTCAAATTTAGACAAACCTTGAACATATTAAGTATCCCTTGCATGTAAACCATATATGACAAGTAGCAGGTGCTTCTCTGTGAATGTAAATAGATTTCTTGGACTGCAAGTCTCTCATTCTCCTGTAAACATTTGAAGTCTTTACTTGATCTATACATCCATACTTAAGATTGTAAAAAGTTGTTAAACCAACTTACATTGAATAGTGTCTATCAGCTGCTGCTCCCATGACAAGTTTCTTAACTTCGCGGTTAGAAATCAAGTGGAGGATCCCTTCCTCTACTGAACCCATTTCAATACATATCTTCTCTGCACTGACCTAATTCACAAGTTAACTTAAACTTTAGAAATCAAACATCTCTTGTACAATCAAAAACATATGGATAATTGGTAATAGTACCTGCATTTGCCTGCAT
This window encodes:
- the LOC103863300 gene encoding LOW QUALITY PROTEIN: U-box domain-containing protein 36 (The sequence of the model RefSeq protein was modified relative to this genomic sequence to represent the inferred CDS: substituted 2 bases at 2 genomic stop codons), which gives rise to MSKFYFFTYTRNYDLTFLNVQTFILTKTRTITSNSLVGSLKIRILSIILSFLYIYLCDKAMNQVLLIDQILFLQNSLFLYLNWSEITLKISIQETVKTVGSLRFCGSESVETSKRDMVMDDKIYVAVTGRDLENKSSLVWAIQNSGGREFCIVYVQKLRLCRKEKERAHKSIDKYLNICRQMQVSAEKICIEMGSVEEGILHLISNREVKKLVMGAAADRHYSMRMRDLQSKKSIYIHREAPATCHIWFTCKGYLICSREARRIDHLYLEWASLDSSSQSETTKGTQSVPSSSMVKDDDRIQVSDAIKMVHIYKFLQHVFLLGLETSNFFXLYLLTKMXAKQSENVYINELKCKKETEKALSKTKEELEKMIRKLQYKYSLSMGAVRRLRQEQEELKIELGEVSKLKSNRKNHGPPQYFICPITQDVMEDPHVAADGFTYEGEAISSWFERGHETSPMTNKSLPHTSLVPNLALRSAIQEWLQASSS